A region of Xylanivirga thermophila DNA encodes the following proteins:
- a CDS encoding coenzyme F420-0:L-glutamate ligase gives MRTIGTQAKGIRLPIIKKGDDLVEIVAQSLLDSCRVEGYELNDRDIIGVTEAVVARAQGNYATIDQIAADVRKKYPSGEIGVVFPIMSRNRFSLLLKGIANGVDKVFLQLSYPSDEVGNPLISWDDLDKNGINPYSDTLTEEDFYHYFGQDIVHPFTGVNYIEFYKELAEDVTIIFSNDPRAILKYTDHVLAADVHSRNRTKRLLKQGGAKTVYGLDDILTESVNGSGFHPQYGILGSNKATEATVKLFPRDGEMFVIKLQKRMFELTGKHLEVMIYGDGAFKDPVGGIWELADPVVAPAYTEGLSGTPNELKLKYLADNIGEDLTSSELQQRITEMIREKAGDLKGEAASQGTTPRRITDLLGSLCDLVSGSGDKGTPVVLVQGYFDNYSA, from the coding sequence TAGTAGCACAATCGCTTTTAGACTCATGCAGGGTTGAAGGCTATGAGCTAAATGACAGGGATATTATAGGTGTGACAGAGGCTGTAGTTGCAAGGGCACAGGGCAATTATGCAACGATTGATCAAATAGCAGCCGATGTTAGAAAAAAGTATCCAAGCGGTGAGATAGGGGTAGTTTTCCCCATTATGAGCCGTAATAGGTTTTCTTTGCTTCTTAAAGGGATTGCAAATGGGGTAGATAAGGTATTTTTACAGCTTAGCTATCCTTCAGATGAAGTGGGTAATCCCTTGATAAGTTGGGATGACTTGGATAAAAACGGTATAAACCCATACTCAGATACATTAACCGAAGAGGATTTTTATCATTACTTTGGGCAGGATATAGTACATCCATTCACAGGAGTAAACTATATAGAATTTTACAAGGAATTGGCAGAAGATGTTACTATAATTTTTTCCAATGATCCAAGGGCTATACTGAAATATACCGATCATGTACTGGCTGCAGATGTGCATAGTAGAAATCGTACAAAACGCCTGTTGAAGCAGGGGGGTGCCAAGACGGTATATGGGTTGGATGATATTTTAACTGAATCGGTAAATGGAAGTGGCTTTCATCCACAGTATGGTATATTGGGCTCAAATAAGGCAACGGAAGCTACTGTAAAACTTTTCCCCAGAGATGGAGAGATGTTTGTAATCAAATTACAGAAAAGGATGTTTGAGCTTACAGGAAAACATTTAGAAGTGATGATATATGGTGATGGTGCTTTTAAAGATCCTGTTGGCGGTATTTGGGAGCTAGCGGACCCTGTTGTTGCTCCCGCCTATACAGAAGGTCTATCTGGTACCCCAAATGAATTGAAGCTCAAGTATTTAGCCGATAATATTGGTGAGGATTTGACTAGTTCGGAGCTACAGCAGAGAATTACCGAAATGATTCGGGAAAAAGCAGGAGATTTAAAAGGTGAGGCCGCATCCCAAGGTACTACGCCTCGTCGGATTACTGACTTATTAGGCAGCCTTTGTGATCTAGTAAGCGGCAGCGGTGATAAGGGCACACCTGTTGTATTGGTACAAGGATATTTTGATAATTACAGCGCTTAA